In the Oscillospiraceae bacterium genome, CCGCCCTCGGGCAGGATATCGGCAAAATCGGGGCTCCACCGCACGGCCAGGCAGCCGGGGCAGCGGCGGAGGAACTCTTCCTCGCAGTTATCGGGCAGAAAGGCGCTGAGCTGGTAGATGGGATTTTGTGCAATGCGGGCAGCAATGTCAGCGGTCCCCTGCCCCAGCTCCTTGGCAAAGTTGGCACTGTGCTCATTGATGAGATTGAAATAGCAGTTGTCCTTCTCCACAAAGCCGATGGACAGCTTTTCTTTTTCAATATAGGGCAGCAGGGTGCGCAGGGCGGCGGGGTCGATGTACTTGCTGTAGATGACATCGCCATCCGCCATATAGCAGTACTGGCCGTTCATGGTGACATAGCCGTCCCAGTTCACCTTTTGCAAAGCGGGCAGATACGGCAGGTGCACCGGCGGACGGCCCGTGGCGATGAAAACTTTCACGCCGTTGGCCTGCAAGGCGTGCAGCGCCTGCACGGTGGAATCCGGCATTTCGTGGCTGCCGAACAGCAGCAGCGTGCCGTCGATGTCAAAAAAGGCAGCTCGGATGTGTTTATTCATGTTTCAGGTCTCTCTCCATTAGAGCCGCAAGGGCATTGCGGGCTTCGAGCTTACCACACAGGATAGCGTCCACGCTTTGCACGATGGGCATTTCCGTCTTGTACTTTTTGGCAAGGCGGCAGACGGCGGGCAGGGCGTTGATGCCCTCGACCACCTGGCCCACCTCGGACTTGGCTTCCTCGGCTGTTTTGCCGCGGCCCAGCAGCATACCGGCGTGCAGGTTGCGGCTGTGCATACTGGTGCAGGTCACGATCAAATCGCCCATGCCGGACAGGCCCGCGAAGGTTTCAGGCTTGCAGCCCATGGCCAGACCCAGCCGGGTCAGCTCGGCGTTGCCGCGGGTGATAAGGGCGGCTTTGGCGTTATCGCCGTAGCCCAGGCCCAGTGCGATGCCGACAGCCAGCGCAATGACGTTTTTGACCGCGCCGCCCAACTCGGTGCCGCGGCGGTCGGTGTTGGTGTAGACGCGGAAGCTGGGCGCGGTGAAGGCTTTCTGCACGGCCTTGGCGGCGGCTTCATCCTCGCTGGCGGCAACAATTAAAGTCGGCATATCGCGGGCCACTTCCTCGGCGTGGGTGGGGCCGGAGAGGGCCACCACGCGGGCGGTGCGCTTGGCCTTGGCAAGCTCATC is a window encoding:
- a CDS encoding NAD(P)-dependent glycerol-3-phosphate dehydrogenase — encoded protein: MTKIAVFGAGTWGIALARLLAVNGRDVTVWSAIPAELKSLSTTRRHPNLPGMELPSAMHYTADIAEACTGRDILLFAVPSPFVRSTAKKAAEYIPDGQLIVDVAKGVEDKTLMTMSEIIEDELAKAKRTARVVALSGPTHAEEVARDMPTLIVAASEDEAAAKAVQKAFTAPSFRVYTNTDRRGTELGGAVKNVIALAVGIALGLGYGDNAKAALITRGNAELTRLGLAMGCKPETFAGLSGMGDLIVTCTSMHSRNLHAGMLLGRGKTAEEAKSEVGQVVEGINALPAVCRLAKKYKTEMPIVQSVDAILCGKLEARNALAALMERDLKHE
- a CDS encoding Cof-type HAD-IIB family hydrolase, with the protein product MNKHIRAAFFDIDGTLLLFGSHEMPDSTVQALHALQANGVKVFIATGRPPVHLPYLPALQKVNWDGYVTMNGQYCYMADGDVIYSKYIDPAALRTLLPYIEKEKLSIGFVEKDNCYFNLINEHSANFAKELGQGTADIAARIAQNPIYQLSAFLPDNCEEEFLRRCPGCLAVRWSPDFADILPEGGGKPNGLAEMLKHFGWTRDEAIAFGDGGNDVAMLEYAGIGVAMGNACDDAKAAADYVTTDIDKEGIAKALRHFGLV